GCATGCTAGTGGAAAAGTTCAAGTCCGAGTCCATTAACTTGAACAACTCTGTCCAAAAATAGCCCTTGAATCGTCCATCTCGATACTGATGATAGACTGTGGTACTCCCCAATATTGCACAACATGTCTAAGGAACAAACGAACTGCCTCCTCACAACATGTGGTGATATTTCATGTTTCAGACTTGATTTTGGCTTATATTGAATGTCttattatggcttgttgatgtgcaaattgttgtgtttaggttggtaccaaattgggtgagaaatgtggcttggaaaatgacctattttcgttcATACGGGCACAGACAcgcgtgtgtgacacacggtcaagtgaaacggctgtgtgtcccctgtatcttttaaattgtgcaagtcagtatgctcaacacggcctagcacaagggcatgtgacttggtcgtgtgacccaagtcagagagttacacgggctaggacacagccgtgtgtccttATTCCGAATGTTCACATGGACTGAGACAAGGGCGTGTCTCCTgactgtgtgagtcacacgacctgaccacacggccatgtgtcccctgcaactttgaaaaaatattttagtaccCAAtctagtcccgacttgtttctaacgtgtattttgggcctcaaagactcatataagggacaatatgtttgattttgattgatttctgatatgaatgctatattatatgaaatgtctgattaattgatctgtaaactccggtaatgctccgtaaccctattttgacaatagatatgggttaggggtgttacaatattacTATCGTTTTAACTTTCCAAAAGGGTATCACCAGTACATAGTACTTGCTAAATAATCACCGGCTCATGAtgatgctcacacaagctgcaTAGAATCCACAACACGTGCAAGATCTCAAGCCATCACTACAGTCTGTATCACCGGCTCAAGGCCTGATGAATAATCATCGTATTCATTTATCATGTATTCGCTACTCATTCAATAGCTAAGTATAAttggatataattaaaataacatgaaatgtgtaagaaaatcattataatatagaaataataatacgAACTTACTAGACTGATTTGCAGTAACGACCCAAGTATAAGGACTGCTTTGCAAGCTTTTCTTTTCCATGATTATCAACATATTCttgatcataaaataataatttcatttagttAACTAATTCCAacagtaaattaatttattttatgcaattaagtttttttagacatttttacaaaattgccatcaatattttactttttcgtaatttagtccctaagtccAAATCATGCAATTTATCCATTTTCAATTGAATTCAAGCTTAGACGAGTTGTTTGGGACCCTATTACAGCCCATATTTACTAttatttcacatcaagtcctcgtaattttatcactttaatattttagaaaactactttacaaaatagtcttatCTAGCAACCAAactcaataatatttcataaaaattcaagaatatatTAAACTCATCACTGGAATAATGCAAAacatttgacatttttacaaattagtcatcagattagctagattaagctaatacaagttcaaaaacataaaatttattaaaaaagggCAAGCTTTACCTACCTAATCAAGGAACATAAGTGACCGAAGCTTGATTCCCCCTTTACAATAGAGTTTCAGTTTTTAGATGGAAGaaataaagatgatgatgcctttttaattttgttattctttaattttaacttacctttttacctatttccaaaattatcctttaaaaattgaaatttcatgaattcCTTCACTTATATCATCCACTAATACcttaatggtaaatttaccattcaataagagtttaattgcacaattggtcctttaattatattaaattccaactaaacaagtttaatttcaatttaaccctaaactaattagggCTAAATGAGCAAATAGCCCAAATTTTAGTGGATTTAATCATGTCACCACCGCTTGGGATTTTTTACCATGTTTTAAGaaccattttggtccctttagtattttaaatctatagcaattaacttttatctctttcacaatttaatcctttttaccttaattaagcaattaatcataaatattaccgtaccaaacttcaattcacctataatacgactttgtaaatatttattaaaaatatttacggccttaaattataaaaacaaggttccaatacctcattttcaacAACCATTTGACTTTTGGACTAAACCacttatattaatcattaattcaattaattaaaattcatcaaatcaaaattcaatataaaattattattaactcgtttaagttaaatattaataatacgaacttactcattgaatttgtggtcccgaaatcactattTCCAACACTactaaaaaatgagttgttacacaAAGAAACACAACATCGTGGAATGATCAAACTTAAGATTGAAGGCTATGAATGTGACGATGCAACCAAATCAAACTTAAAACTCCCAATTTCCCCTGTATCTATTAAATGATAGTTgatccaaattaaatattaccCAATAATTACTATAAttccaataaaataaatattaactcccaaaaattaattttcgatattaaattaattttacattaattatttttttataaacttcacaagactttattaaaatttgtgaaatctGAGAATGAATCAATCcactaataaaatattgaaaacctTGATGTCAAAATGGGTAGGAATGTAAGTGAGTAAAATATCGACaacttatattaatttgaatatgaatcAATTAATTCGATTTAGAATATGAAATCTATTTATTACCCACGTTAAATCCGAGTATTATTATCTCAACCCAAATTTAACTTGCTCAAATTATTTACCGAATATCCAAATCTGTTAAATAACCAACTTAAGTAATTTTTTGCAAGATGACCGTTCATGCAAAGTTGGCGAACACTTCAACTTTGGTGAACTAAAAAATATGAACAGGATTtaaagagattgcttgcaagtcaactTAAACAAAAGATATTtactttctagaagatttagtatttattagtataatatatttagcgtttatatttgacatttattagtataaaaatctttgttatttcttttcatatttaggGTATAAAAATCtttgtaatttcttttcatatttaggAGTTTTTTCTTGTTATAAATACCCCTTACATTGTTCAAAATAGAtaagtgaaaaataataaacctTAGTAGACaattttgttgctaaatttctcattttttctcaGCAATTCTTTTTTCTTAGTATCGAAATTCCAAAAATTGATATCAGAGTTATCTTCTTAAGGACCGTAATTATTCGTTCTGAGTTATACATGGCTTCCATAAGTTTCTGACCATCTTCATCGTTTGTTTTCAATGGAGAAAATTATCATATATGGGTTGTCAAGATGAAGACCTACTTGCAAACTAATGACTTGTGAGACGTTGTGAATACTGATGTCGAGTTAGCACTATTGAGGGACAACGCTACAATCGCTCAAATTAAACACCACAGTGACGAGCAAGCTAAAAGATACAAGGCAATGTCATGCATGCAGAATAGCTTCTCAGATGTCATATTCGCACGTGTTATGGTTTATAAGACTCCAAAATAAGCTTGAGATAAGCTAAAAGAGGCATTTCAAGGCTCTGGTAAGACCAGACAACAACAACTGATTAATCTCAAAAGAgattttgagaatttgaagatgaaaaaGACTGAAACTGTAAAGCAATACACAGACAGGATTATGGCGGTTGTAAATAACATTAGGTTACTTGGGGAAGAGTTCGCAAATAGCAGGGTCGTTGAAAAGGTCATAACAACACTTCCTGATAGATATGAATCAAAGATTTCCTCACTCGAAGACTTAAGGAATCTCTTGGCGATCTCTCTTTTAGAAGTGACAAATGCCCTATATGCTcaagaacaaagaaaaacatCAAGGCATAAGGAGAACGCAGAAAAATAAGCTTTGCGAGCCTTGAGTATTGAAGGTGCGAACCCCTAGAAACATAAGGGAAAGAAAGATTGGTTAGAGAGGAAGGAGAAGTTCATACAAGATGGTGGAAAGAACAAATATTCACCATGCTCGCACTGTAAGAAAAACACTCACCTTGAGAAATATTGCTGGTACAGACTAAATATTAAATGCAGATCATGAAAGCAGTTAGGGCACATAGTGAATGTGCAGGCTCAAGCAGTTGAGGAAGATCGCATTCAATAGGAGCAGCCACAAGTTCTGCATCTAACAACAAAGTCATAAGAGGTTGGTTGATTGATAGTGGATATACCAACCATATGACCTCAGATGAAAGCATTTTTAGGAAGATTAACCAAAGTTGCGATCTTAAAGTGATGATTGGTAACGTCAAACTCTTAGAAGCTAAGGGTAAGGGTGAAGTTGTGATAAATTCATCATCAGGTACTAAAGTAATTTATGATGTTCTCTTTGTACCTACGATAGATCAGAATCTTCTTAGCATTGGTCAACTGCTTAAGAAAAACTACAATGTAGTTTTTAAGAATTATGGTTGCATAATTTTGATTCATTGATATATGAAGTTGTAACAGTTTCAATGAAAAATAGTAGTTTTATGTTAGAATGGAATTTGGCGAACTCAAGGGCCTATATGTTGATGATGCCAACCCTTAGCATAAAAGACTGGGACATGCGAACTATAAGTCTATTAGTCGAATGTACGAAGCAGGTTTAgtgaaagaaataataaatgtaTAGAAGAAAAGTGGTATCTGCGAAGTCTACCAACATAGAAAGCAGGCGAGGTTACCATTCCCAGTAAACAAAGCTTGGCGAGCTCAAGAAAAGCTACAGTTGGTGCACTCTAACGTGTGCGGACCCATGAAAACATCATTACTGAATGGGTGTAGATATTTTGTCTTGTTCATTAACGACTATATCAGGAATTGATGGGTACATTTTTTGAAATAGAAATCTGATATAGCTAAAGtgttttggaaatttaaaatacagGTTGAAAACCAAACTGACTGCAAACTGAAGAAAGTCAAGTCTGATGATGGAACCGAGTACACTTCAAATAAATTCCAAAGCTACTATGAAGAAGTAGGAACCCATCACTAGCTTACAAACATCTACACTCCATAGTAAAATAGAGTGTGCGAGAGAAAGAACAGGATAGTAACGGACATGACAATGTGTCTATTCCTTGAAAGCAAACTGCCAAAAgaattttgggctgaggcagtGAACACATCAATCTATTTGCTAAACAGATTACCAACCAAGGCTGTAGAAGGAATGACTCCATTTGAAGCTTGGTTTGGAAACAAAccttctttttctcattttaaagtttttggatGCATCTATTTTGAAGCAAGTTAGAAAGGATGTCGCGGTCAGGTATCTTCCTTGGATACAACAACAATAAGAAGGGTTATAGAATTTATGACTTTTCCTCCAAGAAAATTTTGGCGAACAGGGATATTGTGTTCGATGAAAGTGAAACATAGAATTAGGATGCTATTAAGGCTAAGCAAAGGTTGAACGAACTGGGCTCGCAAAACCATTATGATGATAGCGAGCTGAGGGCACAGTCTGGCGATAAGCTAATTGACACAAACTTCGATGACACTCCAGTAAGAGAATAAGATCTATCAGAGAGCTGACGTAGCACTATTTGAACCTGCGAGCTTTGAAGAGGCTAAAACTCTAGAACGGTGGAAAGAAGCTATGCGAGAGTAAATGAACATGATTCATAAGAACCAAAGTTGGGAGCTCATTAACAAACCATCGCACAAAAAGGTCATTAGCGTCAAATAGGTGttcaaaaccaaattaaatgtCAATGGTTCGCTTAACAAGCTAAAGGCGAGATTGGTTGTGAAAGGTTTCAATCAACAGTATGGCATTGACTACTGAGAGACTTTTACACTAGTAGCAAGGCTGGACATGATCAAATTATTATTAGCCTTAGCAGCACAGATGAGTTGGAAAATTCATCAGCTGGATGTTAAATCAGGCTTTCAGAATGGCTATTTGCAAGAAGAAATCTATATGGAGCAACCTCCTGGGTTCGTAGTTAAAGGAAAAGAGGAGAAGGTATATAGGCTTAAGAATACCTTATACGGTTTGAAACAGGCTCTGCGAGCTTGGTACGCGAGGATAGACAGGCACTTCGTGAGCTTAGGATTTGAAAAGAGTCCTAGCGAGCTTACCCTATATGTGAAGAAAACTAGCAAACTCACTTCGCTAATTATTTTGCTATATGTAGATGATCTACTTGTGATTGGAAGCAGTGAAGTCTTAGTAAATGAGtttaaacaacaaaaagagaACATGTTCGAAATGTCAGATCTTGGAGAAATGAGATATTTCCTTGGGATGGAAGTTCAGCAAGTTCAAGAAGGAACTTTCATAAGTCAACAGGACTTcaaattaaagattttgaagAGGTTCTATATGCTGAAGTGTAAACCAATCAGCACGCCTATTGCACTTGGAGAAAAACTCTGTAGTAGTGAAAACTTTCAGAAAGTTGATGAGAATAACTATCGAAGCCTTGTGGGTTGTTTATTGTACTTAACAGCAACATGACCAAATATTATGTTCGCAATTGGTTTGTTGTCAAGATTTATGCACTGTTCTGATACTTCTCATTTTAAAGCGGTGAAGAGAGTGCTGAGATACGTCAAAGGAACAATTGATTTTGGTGTTTGGTTCGCAATGGCGAACTCCTTAAAACTTATTGGGTAAATTGACAGTGACTGGGCTGGATTAGTGGATGATATGCGAAGTACCTCCagatatttcttttcatttggaTCTGAAGTATTCTCTTGAAGTTCGAAGAAGCAATCAACAGTTGCTTAATCCACAGCTGAGGCTGAGTATGTAGCTGCAGCAGCAGCAGTTAATCAAGCAATTtggttgagaaaatttttgtttgatttgaatcATGTACAGGTTGAagcaactcaaattttttgCGACAATCAGTCTGCCATAGCAATTGTGAAGAACCCAGTCTTTCATGGAAAGACaaagcattttaaaattaagtgttACTTTGTGAGAGAAGTCGAATAAAGTAAAGAAGTGACTCTGGTCCATTGCAATACTGAGGACCAACTTGCAGACATCTTGACCAAACCACTTGGAAAGTCAAGGTTTGAAGAGTTGAGGGATAAAATTGGTGTTCGCAGAATGAaggccaaggaggagtgttgcgAGATGACCGTTCATGCAAAGTTGGCGAACACTTCAACTTCGGTGAACTAAAAAATATGAACAGGATTtaaagagattgcttgcaagccatgttaaacaaaatatattttctttctagaagatttagtatttgttagtataatatatttaacgtTTATTAGTGTAAAAAcctttgttatttcttttcatatttaatagttttttcttattataaatACCCTCGCTACATTGTTCCTAATAAATgagtgaaaataataataaaaactttagcatacaattttgttgctaaatttcttgtttttttctctgtaattctttctttttagtATCGAAATTCCAATATaattccaataaaataaaataaaaattttaaaaagcacGTGGATGATGGTTTTGgatatttgaatattaatttttatccacaaaagtaaaataaattttggtaataaaTATTCGAATCCGTAAAAtggataattaaaatatttgaataaaaaacaacaaattaagtCAAATTCGTAAACAACAACATACTTTGAGTTGTTAATCAATGACAGGAGTTGAAAGAGTTGTTGCACTTTGGTTGTTTGTCTAAATTAGTATGTGTGTTAGAAAACTTAACGttgtatatctattttttataattacatttttaggTTAcgttgttaaatattttgaaccATATTTTGCCTGGAGTTGTTAAACAACTGTACTAATTCCGTAACATGTTTCATTTTTCATGCAAAAAGGGTCGTACAACAATCTggaatattcaaaattaattaaaatgacttttaaaaaaagagacaaaaatagaaaaaagaaagcaTTGACAATTGCCATTGATGGTTACAAGTGAGAAATTAGAGGAAAACAAAGGGGGAGGCCACCAATTAAGGTCAGCAATGGCTCTTTCTGTTGCATTTCATTTCACCCCCTTTATATTGGAAACCTAAAACCATACCCAAAGACATCATTAagaaaacacacacacacacacacacacacacacaaaaacaTACAAAAGGAAGAAGTTTCTTACATCTTTGAACACtgtctcttctcttctctcctCCTCTTCCTCCTACATTCTTTCgaaggtattttttttaacttttatctcAAGGAATCTTTTTAGGGTTTCAAtggtttttatggttttttaaatcttattgaattttttgtttattgcaTGCAGGGAGGGTTTGATAATTGATGGGTTTTTGTTGaagaaaaccctaatttttggCTCATTGAATCATTGGCAAAACTTGTTTaaacaaagggaaaaaaaagggttgaaattttattgagtggTGGGGTTTCAATGGATTGTATGGCAACAAGGGAAAAAAACACAGAACTTGACCTTGAAAAAGGTTTAACCATTAGTGAGGAAGAAGATCAAATCAAGAACCCATTTTCAAGCCTTAAAAACAAGGCACAAATGCTGCTTTCAAAGTTCAGCTTCTCAGACAATGTTTCCTCGGACGAGAGAGTGTCATTATCCGGTGATGCTTCGGATTCCGGTAGTACGGAAGCAGTGAATAAGGAAGGTCAAGATAACAAGGGTGTTATTGGTAAAGAGAGCaacaatgataataaaattaacaataataataaagtaggGAAAGAGAAACGTAATAAGAAGGCCCCAAAGCCACCAAGACCACCAAAGGCACCAACATTGGATGCTGCTGACCGTAGGTTAATTAAGGAGTTAGCTGAGCTTGCTAGATTGAAACGTGCAAGGATTGAGAGGATGAAAgccatggagaagatgaaagCTACTAAGGGCATTTCTTCTAACACCACCATTTTGGCCATGGTCTTAATTATCATCTTGTTAATTGTCATCATCTATCATGGTACGGGTTAATTGCATTCTACATCCCTAAACTACAGGTCAATTTCTAAATTGAATTCTCAAGCTTAAAAGTATTTTCCAGTTACGTCAAATCTAAGTTGGCAAGCATTTAATGTCAAGCTGACAGTTAGATTGATGGAAGGACTCTTCTGAGTTTAAGAATTCAGTTTGAATTTAGAATTTGATTAATAGTTTGAGATAAAAGAGAATATGAGATTAATGTTTGTTTTGTCGGTTTAATATATATGCAGGAATGGAATCCCGAGGTACATCGACGAAATCCGGAGGGTCAGAAATGGGAGTAGGAGGTGTATTATCACTTGAGTTATTTGGGGATCCATCTTCAAGCATTTCCAATACCGGATCTCCCTTGTATGTACTATTAGTAATTGCCATTTCAATATGTTGTTCTTGTTTCTTAAAGTGGGTAGTATTGTGAAagatacaaaatattaaactagCCCTTGAActagtttatttttgttaataagtccctatactttagTTATAGCCAAATAAGCTCCTATACTTTtgatttgtatttaaattagtCCTTAGCAGCTTTGGGtactaactaaaatttatttacttgtgcAGCATGGCAGATCAGGTTGCA
The window above is part of the Gossypium raimondii isolate GPD5lz chromosome 9, ASM2569854v1, whole genome shotgun sequence genome. Proteins encoded here:
- the LOC105798900 gene encoding uncharacterized protein LOC105798900 produces the protein MDCMATREKNTELDLEKGLTISEEEDQIKNPFSSLKNKAQMLLSKFSFSDNVSSDERVSLSGDASDSGSTEAVNKEGQDNKGVIGKESNNDNKINNNNKVGKEKRNKKAPKPPRPPKAPTLDAADRRLIKELAELARLKRARIERMKAMEKMKATKGISSNTTILAMVLIIILLIVIIYHGMESRGTSTKSGGSEMGVGGVLSLELFGDPSSSISNTGSPFMADQVAGLETEAKLKRFLWM